Proteins co-encoded in one Bos taurus isolate L1 Dominette 01449 registration number 42190680 breed Hereford chromosome X, ARS-UCD2.0, whole genome shotgun sequence genomic window:
- the LOC509805 gene encoding melanoma-associated antigen 10 yields the protein MSHAPKRRRCVLEEGSEAQSVLAVVEEDTSSSSTCSSSFPFSSSSSSYSLISSSPGEELNVIPGPPGPSQDPSQGPSQDPSQGPSQSPPSSSLSPTAVASPMSESGDSPSSQKEESPSTSQALPNAESLPRNVIDDRVADMVEFLLLKYRTKELTTKAEMLNVVIKDYQDHFPEIFREASECLQLAFGVDVKEVDPSDDSYALVTTLGLTCDGLMSDGETMPKNGILIVILSMIFMEGGCVSEEKVWEVLNVMGVYDGTEHFIYGEPRELITRVLVQEQYFEYRQVPNSDPARYEFLWGPRAHSEIYKMTLLEFLAKISGSDPRAFPLWYEEALRQQEERAQSGLATMDDTSAVASESSSAPSSSFCPE from the coding sequence ATGTCTCATGCTCCAAAGCGACGGCGCTGCGTGCTTGAGGAAGGCAGTGAGGCCCAAAGCGTTCTGGCAGTTGTGGAAGAGGATACGTCCTCATcctccacctgctcctcctcatttcccttctcctcctcttcctcttcctattCTCTGATCTCGAGCTCCCCAGGGGAGGAGCTTAATGTTATTCCTGGGCCCCCAGGTCCTTCCCAGGATCCTTCCCAGGGTCCTTCCCAGGATCCTTCCCAGGGTCCTTCACAGAGCCCTCCaagttcctctctctctcccactgctGTTGCCTCTCCAATGAGCGAATCCGGGGATAGCCCCAGCAGCCAAAAAGAGGAGAGTCCGAGCACCTCTCAGGCTCTGCCAAATGCTGAGTCCCTGCCCAGAAATGTGATTGATGACAGGGTGGCTGATATGGTAGAGTTTCTGCTCCTCAAGTATCGCACTAAGGAGCTGACCACAAAGGCGGAAATGCTGAATGTCGTTATCAAAGATTACCAGGATCACTTCCCTGAGATCTTCAGAGAAGCCTCGGAGTGCCTGCAGCTGGCGTTTGGCGTGGATGTGAAGGAAGTGGACCCCAGCGACGACTCCTATGCCCTGGTCACTACCCTGGGCCTCACCTGTGATGGGCTGATGAGTGATGGGGAGACCATGCCCAAGAATGGTATTCTGATAGTTATCCTGAGCATGATCTTTATGGAGGGTGGTTGTGTCTCTGAGGAGAAGGTGTGGGAAGTGCTGAATGTGATGGGGGTATATGATGGGACAGAGCACTTTATCTATGGGGAGCCCAGGGAGCTTATTACCAGAGTGTTGGTGCAGGAGCAGTACTTCGAGTACCGACAGGTGCCCAACAGTGATCCGGCCCGCTATGAGTTTCTGTGGGGTCCCCGGGCCCACTCGGAGATCTACAAGATGACTCTCCTGGAGTTTTTGGCTAAGATCAGTGGAAGTGACCCTAGAGCCTTCCCTCTGTGGTATGAGGAGGCTTTGAGACAGCAGGAAGAAAGAGCCCAATCTGGGCTTGCCACCATGGATGATACCAGTGCTGTGGCCAGTGAAAGTTCTAGTGCCCCATCTAGCAGCTTCTGCCCTGAGTGA